The DNA region TCCACCTATACAACCCATACCAAATGCCCCACCCATGTCTTCAATTATTCTATCCGGACATGGTTCTCGTGCTAAATCTCTTTCTTgtaacatatttttttttttttttttaaaacatatCAATAAGTATAACTgtcataaaaaaatataagtaGTGTCAATACTATACTTATATTCTgtataacatatataaatatataattatataattgtaactatacatatatgtatattttatatatcttcaATTATGTTACTGTTATGAATTATATACGGTATGGAATTATCCTTGTTTActttttcttatatatattaatatattataatgcATATGAGTATAATATTTAGTAAGCCTAATCAAAATTTTAATTCTacacaaaaaaagaaaaaaaaaataggaAGAGGGGAAAATGATGAtcttaaaatataaatttctatatatcaagatctatataaatatatatatatatatatatatatatatatttatttatttattttcccttttctcctttttatttatttatataaatttcaGTTTTTGTAAAATGAGTACCAAAAGTCATATTTTCTAAAATGATCATTTTGGAAATGTTAcacttatatatattattatataaaaaaaaataatacacatatatgtattgttttatatatataaagaaaactaatcatataaatattatataatacaataaatacttttttttttttttttcaacTACAATTTTCcttctatttttttacattttaagcaaaaaaaataaaatatatgtaaacataggtattatatacttattaattatttaattgaataaatatatatatatatatatatatatatatattatataacaaatgGTATACACctttttattctttatttaattttttttctttaaaaaatgttataatattatataaataacattctgttattaaatatatataatatatatatatatttaactttataatcatatctcttttttgatattttataaaaaaaaaaaaaaaaaaaaaaaaaaaagctttcacaaataaaatataacataattTACATTTCCTCAATAAAATTAGTATGATATAAACAGATAAAACtttaacatataaatatatatatatataaaatctttatgttttttttttttttttttttttttttttttcacatataaatattatattattttgattcATTTACAATTTAACTATATAgatcatataatataatatctatatatgaaatgtatatatataatatattatttaaatatttataatatatatataatttctgATGTCACTCCTAATAATATGGCgtaaattaaatattatgatcaaaataatgatattaaatTCCTGTGagtatataataattttacctatatataaatatatacaccttatataatatgtattatatatatgttatatatatatatatatatatatatttaagtgtatatataataaaatacGTCCTTATAATCTTAATCataacacatatatattattataactgtacttttttttgtggttaatatattatatcttttaataattataataaatattaaataaattaaatattttaaataaaagtatTTTCTCTCATTTcttatgtaatatttttaattaaataaacCAAAAGTTATGAAaaacttttatttttaaatgtagAAGCATTTAGTTATTTTCACCATCACTttaacattatatatatatatatatatatataatgtaataataatataaaggctgaaaattataacatataaaaaaaacattgTAGGATATATgcaatatatatatatatatatatatatatatatatgtatatatgtatatatatttttatataatattaagtaataatataagtatatatttgtgCTCTTGTActacaatatatttatctttatataataatatacatatttacattttcattattatgcataaaatataaataaaatatttttttaataaaatagaggaaaaaaaaatttgctattcaaaataatatatattttatgttatattaataatatttttctttataagGAAAAAGTTCATTGTGAACacattttaaattttataatatagtTGAACATTACactataatataaataaatatataatatatgtaagtaaataaatatattttatataaatatttataatttgttAGCTTTATATTGAagattttatatttaataatttttgGACTTTAAaactatataatatatatatttatactaatttttttttattttactttcacattatatatatatatatatatttatttatttatttatatgattgTATAACAGgatttaaaataaaaaaatattttttaaaaaatataataacacatttgaatatatatagatagatatattttaattttacTTAAATCCTACATTGTGTAAAATAAAGAAACAATGAATTCTCTTTTAAGAAACACTTTAAATTCTTCCAAAGGTAAAATCTTTACCAAGTATTTGAACAATTCCTTTAATAAGGTAGCTAATTTAAATAGTAGAAAGGTTTCTAACTTTACAAAGTATGGAAAATGTGTACAGAAAATTGACAAAAATTTCAACACAATAAACAAGAGGAGCTTTTCTTCAAGTGAAGCTCAAAAATTATCTGAAGTTGTAAAAGCAGAAGTACAACATGAAAAGTCCAATTATGAAGCTCcagataatataaagaagTTTCTACAAACTTCAGGATGGAAATTTGAAGAACAAGAAGGAGATGTAAATATGGTATTAACCAAAAATGTTGATGGaatgaaaattattatcGACTTTCAACTTGTTTCTCCATTTCAAGCAGAAGGAGAAAATGAAGCTCAAGCTGAAATGACAGATTTTTCTGTAACTGTTGAAAAACCAAATCAAAACGGAGGTATAACATTTTATTGCACAACTTTAcaaaatgatgaaaaattTAGATATATGATAGGAAATGTAAAATACTATAAGAATGAAGAAGGAAAAAATTCCGTATCAGCTTATAATGGACCTGAATTTGAGGACTTAGATGATTCTCTACAAACATCTCTTGATGAATGGTTAGCTAATTTAGGAGTAGATTCAGAATTATGTGATTTCATTGATTCATGCAGTATTGATAAGGAACAAAGAGAATATATGTCATGGttacaaaatatttcaaattTTATTGAAGCTTAATaagtaaatatatgtattttttttttttttttttttttttaaccctttaaacaaaattaagaaaaaaaaaatatgcacatacatatatatatatatatatatatatatatatatatatataatggGTTTTTgattaatttattaaaattttataaatttaattagGAGACCTTTTAACgattatataatgaaatgtaatttaataatataaatgaataaactacatgtttttattaaattatgaacatattgtacatatatatatatatatatatgtatgtattattaatttgtGCTTTTTTCTCTCCATATATAATATGGAATTTAAATCATAAACATTTTaaatgttaaaaaaattataataaatatttaaacaACTAGCTTTATCCTTAAAAattatgtgtatatttgcacattttttttttttttttatgaacCGGTCATGTAAAATTGCTATGTAAATAGctataaataaaatagctattattattttatttattatttattattatttttttttttttaaataaaggtatcatttaaattattGAAATTTCCATAATTTTagaatttaatataatattgtcttgtatatatatttaaatgataatatatatatgtgtaattttttattttcttttggTTCTATTTAAGTTCGTTATTTtatgattttattttatttctacataaataaattcCTATACTTTTCAGTCAACAACGTTTATTGGtacttaaaaaaaattttaaaatagACATATTTtacaacaacaacaacaaaaaatattatattttatatattatatattatttatttttgtcgttatggaaattataaataaaaaggatgTTCTTGTAAACTATTTGAAGTTGTGTGGTAAGCATGATATGGTTAATGCTGTAATAAAATACTGTGATGAAGATCACGGAATAGTTTTCAATAAACACCCTGCTCgaaatgaaaaaaagtTTGGAACTATTTATGATTATGGTGTTTCTTCGAAATTTAGAGGGTGTGAGaatatagaaaaattaCAGAAGTCAAATGTATTTcataaagaaaaaaatatttctaacaatttaaatgatatcGTGTTGAAAAATTCAAAATGTGTTGATGATATACCTAGAGTTAAATGTTATGGTAAAGAGGAAATTTCATTAGAGGGACTGGAAGAAAAGACGACTGAAAAAACTGTGAAATCTTATtataatagaaaaaaaacaaaaactaatttattaaataaacaaGACAATGCAATATCAGAAATACTGGATGATATATGTGAAGTTATAGCGCCTGAAGGAAAAGGAAAGTTTCTAAAATTTATTGGTGAAAATTATGTCTACATTTTATTGGAAAATGTAAgggaaaataaaataaagaaaataaatgaaacatttatatatatttgtgtgATTAGCTCAcattacatttatattatatatatatatatatatatatttatgtatattttattattttattatttatagGGAACTTATCATTGTTATCCACTTCATTTACTTAAGTTGAATCGTTCtttcttaaaaaataattccATGTTTACCTTAAAATTTGATTATAAGGACATGGCATTAAAACACGCAAGAAATCTTAttaaatgtaatatataaaattcgtattctttatatttttattttacttATTATATGctattttattcatttatttatttattattttattttattttttttgaatatttcTATGCAGccaaaaataaaaaaatatataaacgTCCCAATTTAATAACTGAGGATAATATGTTTCATGATAATTTTGTTGATTTTCCAAAAGAGTTGGATTATCTAAAAGattacataataaaaaatgataataaatatttaacatcttgtttaaaagaaaatatggTTCATAGTGTATTAGACCATGGAAAatgttcatataataaagaaatcTTGGATTGTTTACAAAATTCTAATGATGTGGTAAAgtattataaaagataaaaatatattactatttacatatatttttttaattatacccatttctattattgtacttttttttttgtttttagATTAAACAAAATGTTAAGATTAAAACActgaataatatatacaaattagagaattcaaaaaatatatacatatcCAAGTAGgttacaaaaaaaaaattaagagaaccaaatatagaaaattttaaatatgatctccaaaataatatatatccCTGGTTAATAGAGTATTCGCTTTATCATATATTCAATGATATAACTTATAATGTGTAAATATACTTTTATGTGTTTACAATCACAaatgatattttatatattcgactaaatatatttattatattatatgtattaatactattttttttttgtatgtatgtataatatttataaaccaaattatataaactgcttcaaatatatatatatatatatatatatatatatatatatatatatgtattataaatatataaatttttttttttcattttttttttttttttttttttttttttggaaaTGAAGAAACtctttataatttaaaatatataacatatgGTGTTCATAAATGCTATGATATCGGTTGaatacaataaaaaaaaagtatacatgcataaaaaattaaaaaaaacataaaaaaataaaataaataaatgaaaataacTTAATATGCAATATTTAATGatatgatttatttatttgcTTAAAgatatgataaatatttttaaattgtAGATTTTCTAAATGTGTATTTCTAATATTAactttttttcattttttttgaaagTATATACATTGTTACATTGAAAAGGAATagtattattaataaaattttttgtaaataaataaataaataaatatatatatatatataaattttgtACACACAAATTgtatgtaatatataactttttatatataatatatgtatatattcttatatatattcttacacattttattattcatcctatttatttattcttgGGGTGTACTGTTAAAATCCACATTGTTATGGGATTTAATAAgatttttcataatatatttgtaggtaatatattaaagaatGGTTATAAGAAAAGGTTAATGTATATAGATAAAAGAAGGTTCAATACCTTTAACAAATTAAGTAGATCGGAAGAATCTTATGTTATAAAGAAGGcagaaaaatatatgaattatgTTAAAGAGGGATATGAATTAAAGGTTGGTATATGGTTAAGTACATGTAGTTTATTAATATTAGGAATGATAAGTATAGGTGGGTATACAAGATTAACAGAGAGTGGTTTATCAATAACTCATTGGAAATTTCGTGGTATAAAATACCCTAGAAATGAAGAAGAATGGATTAAAGAatttgataaatataaaaatacacCTGAATATAAGGAGGtacattataatatgacattagaagaatataagaaaatattttttaatgaatGGTTACATAGAACATTTGGACGTGCTATTggtttattttttttaagtggtgcaagtttttttttatataaaaatgctttaaaaaaaaatatgataaaaaagttatcatttatatttctattaGGTGGATTTCAAGGTCTAGTAGGTTGGTGGATGGTAAAAAGTGGATTTGATAAACCTACAACTGAAAATAAAACACCAAGAGTATCTCCATATAGATTAGTGTTTCATCTTTTTTGTGCATCAGCAATGTatagttatatatttcttaattCTTTAACATTAATTGAACTTGGAAAAATGAGAAAATATTTTGCAAAAAGTCAAATACCTACTTGGCCAGAATTTTTAAGAAATGAATTAATACATGAAATGtatgaaaaaagaaatataacAAAACATATGAAATTAGGAATATTTGCTTTTACACTTTTGGTTTTATCTAATATTATGTATGGTGGATTTGTTGCTGGTAATGATGCAGGATATGCATATAATACCTGGCCAAAAATGATAGATAAATATGTTCCTGATGATGTTAtgaattttattaaaagtaaaaagaaaaaatatactcaattatttgaaaataCTGCAATAGTACAATTTAATCATCGAATACTTGGTTATTTAATTGTTTTAAACAGtttcttattatattattattcaaaatCTTTGGCATTAAGTAAAAAGACAAAAAAACTCTTTTCATTATTACCACTTTTAACAACCACTCAAATGATAACAGGTATACATATCTTGATTCATCATGTACCTATACAAATAGCTCTTGTCCATCAATTTGGAGGTTTCTGTATTTTAACAACCCTCTTACATTTGATAAAAAGGacatttaaataatcaCATGAGAATAAttacattaatatatatatatatatatatatatatataatatttttaagtatatttttttatatatctatttttttttttttttattctattttaatttgaaatatgtttctattttttttcttatataacCTTAATTTTAAATCGTCCCTTATTCCTGTTTTgtcaaatatatttgaatatatacaatatatataatatatatatttatatattaatttttctatataaaaattaattaaaaatttatgaatttttttattgttttttatCTTTAGTATGAAATGATATTTCATTCATAAAATagttttattataaaaattaaaaaattaaaaaaaaaaaaaaaaattgaatttatatgtatacaccttatttttttttttttttttatttatgaaacaaataattaaaaagaatattcaaaaaattattttttatttcttcatatattacaatatataactgttataatatgtttagTCCTTTTGCATctacacatatatatatatatatatatatatatatatatatatatatatatatatatatgtatatttatttatttaccCTTTATCATTTCAGCTTgactttttttttaaaaaaggaatCTATCATGAGTTGATTTCTTGGGGGTTGTTGCAAAGGATGTTTTTTACCTTTTGCAAATGTTTCATTTTgttgtattatttttttattagtttcttcttctttcattttttttaatttatcaGATATATCCTGAGGGGTGATTTGTTCGCAAAGGGATATGCATATAAATCCTTTGATAATTTGCCAAACGAATGTTCTTAAATTATGTGcattaaatttataatgtttcttattaaattctattaaataattatctacatattttttgtattcattatatttatctatttGTCGTTTATTTTGTTTCATTAATGTATAGATAGGATTTTTActagaaatattattatcattattattttgatatgatttatatttgtcTAATAATTCTTGTTCTATACATTGAGAATAATCTGGGAAtacaattttattttctattatataattgaaTAAGATAATACActttaaattataaaatttacGAACTTTGTCCATGTTAGGTTTGTaataagatatattattttcatgTAATTCATCACATACATATTTCAATCTAtcctttatattatttacattattttctaaaatTAATAACAAATTTTTTGTTACATCTTTTCtcaattttatattatcttttataataaatattaaataatcTTCTAAAGTTGTATAAGTATTATGtgtataattattatatacaattgatataaatacaaataagGCATCTATTGGATAACAATAATATCCACAATCATTTTCTATAGTATAATTATTTacaaataatgatatataatttttattaattttttcacTTTCATAACGTATTGTTTCGATTTTCggattataataatttctttctaataaaaataattcattaGTTTCCTcattataatgataaagTACAGTTTTTGAAGGTTCAGATATACTTGGtaattttataaagaaataatttttaatactAACCTTTCCATca from Plasmodium gaboni strain SY75 chromosome 14, whole genome shotgun sequence includes:
- a CDS encoding hypothetical protein (conserved Plasmodium protein, unknown function); this encodes MEIINKKDVLVNYLKLCGKHDMVNAVIKYCDEDHGIVFNKHPARNEKKFGTIYDYGVSSKFRGCENIEKLQKSNVFHKEKNISNNLNDIVLKNSKCVDDIPRVKCYGKEEISLEGLEEKTTEKTVKSYYNRKKTKTNLLNKQDNAISEILDDICEVIAPEGKGKFLKFIGENYVYILLENGTYHCYPLHLLKLNRSFLKNNSMFTLKFDYKDMALKHARNLIKSKNKKIYKRPNLITEDNMFHDNFVDFPKELDYLKDYIIKNDNKYLTSCLKENMVHSVLDHGKCSYNKEILDCLQNSNDVIKQNVKIKTLNNIYKLENSKNIYISK
- a CDS encoding putative cytochrome c oxidase assembly protein, which codes for MGFNKIFHNIFVGNILKNGYKKRLMYIDKRRFNTFNKLSRSEESYVIKKAEKYMNYVKEGYELKVGIWLSTCSLLILGMISIGGYTRLTESGLSITHWKFRGIKYPRNEEEWIKEFDKYKNTPEYKEVHYNMTLEEYKKIFFNEWLHRTFGRAIGLFFLSGASFFLYKNALKKNMIKKLSFIFLLGGFQGLVGWWMVKSGFDKPTTENKTPRVSPYRLVFHLFCASAMYSYIFLNSLTLIELGKMRKYFAKSQIPTWPEFLRNELIHEMYEKRNITKHMKLGIFAFTLLVLSNIMYGGFVAGNDAGYAYNTWPKMIDKYVPDDVMNFIKSKKKKYTQLFENTAIVQFNHRILGYLIVLNSFLLYYYSKSLALSKKTKKLFSLLPLLTTTQMITGIHILIHHVPIQIALVHQFGGFCILTTLLHLIKRTFK
- a CDS encoding putative ribonuclease H2 subunit B, encoding MNDDKNVFLFHLFCSSISEINETNEKDDGKVSIKNYFFIKLPSISEPSKTVLYHYNEETNELFLLERNYYNPKIETIRYESEKINKNYISLFVNNYTIENDCGYYCYPIDALFVFISIVYNNYTHNTYTTLEDYLIFIIKDNIKLRKDVTKNLLLILENNVNNIKDRLKYVCDELHENNISYYKPNMDKVRKFYNLKCIILFNYIIENKIVFPDYSQCIEQELLDKYKSYQNNNDNNISSKNPIYTLMKQNKRQIDKYNEYKKYVDNYLIEFNKKHYKFNAHNLRTFVWQIIKGFICISLCEQITPQDISDKLKKMKEEETNKKIIQQNETFAKGKKHPLQQPPRNQLMIDSFFKKKVKLK
- a CDS encoding putative mitochondrial acidic protein MAM33, with protein sequence MNSLLRNTLNSSKGKIFTKYLNNSFNKVANLNSRKVSNFTKYGKCVQKIDKNFNTINKRSFSSSEAQKLSEVVKAEVQHEKSNYEAPDNIKKFLQTSGWKFEEQEGDVNMVLTKNVDGMKIIIDFQLVSPFQAEGENEAQAEMTDFSVTVEKPNQNGGITFYCTTLQNDEKFRYMIGNVKYYKNEEGKNSVSAYNGPEFEDLDDSLQTSLDEWLANLGVDSELCDFIDSCSIDKEQREYMSWLQNISNFIEA